One Arthrobacter sp. StoSoilB19 DNA window includes the following coding sequences:
- a CDS encoding APC family permease yields the protein MSTDMTTTGGPGRGTGTTVPAKGLRAGILDLGDSVMLGLASTAPVYSLAATLGLIVAVNGNYTPLILLLGFIPVLFIAYAFRELNSAIPDCGTTFTWSRQAFGPWAGWLGGWGVALAGIVVLANLAQVAGKYLWLLVGDGSLAENTLLVTGTGLLFIILMTLVNYRGIRLGEHVQRVLTYVQYIALGIFALAIVVRIVGGAPEGQAFDLEWFNPAGAFTDPGAVVHGALLALFIYWGWDTCLAVNEETENPSTTPGRGAVISAFVLVAIYVSVALLVMMYATVGSEGIGLGNEANQDDVFLAMKDVVLGPWGWLIVVAVLASVLSSTQTTILPTARGTLSMGVHGALPAKFAEVHPRNQTPGFSTQVMGGAAAAYYVAMSFLSENLLADSISAISLFIAFYYALTGFACFWYFRGTLRASARNLWFRGILPLAGALLLTAAFFISAVQMWDPAYGDTQIFGVGGAFVSGVLLLALGVVLAAACRFMPSTRRYFQVKK from the coding sequence ATGAGCACGGACATGACGACGACGGGCGGCCCCGGGCGCGGGACCGGCACCACCGTGCCGGCCAAGGGACTGCGGGCCGGCATCCTGGACCTGGGCGACTCCGTGATGCTGGGGCTGGCCTCCACCGCGCCGGTGTACTCCCTCGCCGCCACCCTGGGCCTGATCGTTGCAGTCAACGGCAACTACACTCCCCTGATCCTGCTGCTGGGCTTCATCCCGGTCCTGTTCATCGCCTACGCGTTCCGCGAGCTGAACAGCGCCATCCCGGACTGCGGCACCACCTTCACCTGGTCCCGCCAGGCCTTCGGCCCCTGGGCAGGCTGGCTGGGCGGCTGGGGCGTGGCCCTGGCCGGAATCGTGGTCCTGGCCAACCTCGCCCAGGTAGCGGGGAAGTATCTTTGGCTGCTGGTGGGCGACGGATCGCTGGCGGAGAACACCTTGCTGGTCACCGGCACGGGGCTGCTGTTCATCATCCTCATGACCTTGGTGAACTACCGCGGGATCCGGCTCGGCGAGCACGTCCAGCGCGTGCTGACCTACGTGCAGTACATTGCGCTGGGCATTTTCGCACTGGCCATCGTGGTGCGGATCGTGGGCGGGGCACCGGAAGGGCAGGCCTTTGACCTGGAATGGTTCAACCCGGCCGGCGCCTTTACCGACCCCGGCGCCGTAGTACACGGCGCCCTCCTTGCCCTGTTCATCTATTGGGGCTGGGACACCTGCCTGGCCGTGAACGAGGAGACCGAGAACCCGTCCACCACACCCGGCCGCGGCGCCGTGATCTCGGCGTTCGTCCTGGTGGCAATCTACGTTTCCGTGGCACTGCTGGTGATGATGTACGCCACCGTGGGCTCGGAAGGAATCGGCCTGGGCAACGAGGCCAACCAGGACGATGTGTTCCTGGCCATGAAGGACGTGGTGCTGGGCCCGTGGGGCTGGCTGATCGTCGTCGCGGTTCTTGCCTCGGTGCTGTCCTCCACCCAGACCACCATCCTGCCCACGGCCCGCGGGACCCTCTCCATGGGGGTCCACGGCGCGCTGCCGGCAAAGTTCGCAGAGGTGCATCCGCGCAATCAGACCCCGGGATTTTCCACCCAGGTGATGGGAGGCGCCGCCGCGGCCTACTACGTGGCCATGAGCTTCCTGAGCGAGAACCTGCTGGCGGACTCCATCAGTGCCATCAGCCTTTTCATCGCGTTCTACTACGCCCTGACCGGCTTCGCCTGTTTCTGGTACTTCCGCGGAACCCTGCGGGCATCGGCGCGCAACCTCTGGTTCCGCGGCATCCTCCCCCTCGCCGGCGCGCTGCTCCTGACCGCCGCCTTCTTCATCTCGGCGGTCCAGATGTGGGACCCGGCGTACGGCGACACCCAAATCTTCGGTGTCGGCGGCGCCTTTGTGAGCGGGGTGCTGCTGCTGGCGCTGGGCGTGGTCCTCGCGGCCGCGTGCCGTTTCATGCCGTCCACCCGCAGATACTTCCAGGTGAAGAAATGA
- a CDS encoding acyl-CoA dehydrogenase family protein, producing the protein MTGEKMPGEAVTAGPSDVLDLDSLLSADELELRQKVRDFTRQRIKPDIARWYEDAVFPLDLATELGELGVLGMHLDGYGCPGRSAVEYGLAAMELEAGDSGIRTFVSVQGSLAMTAIHTWGSEEQKQEWLPRMAAGEVIGCFALTEPTAGSDPASMATFAERDGSGDDAGWVLNGAKRWIGLASVAGVMVVWAMTDDGVHGFLVPAGTPGVTATPIRQKLSMRASIQCDVVFDDVRLGPEALLPGARGLRGPFTCLNEARYGIAWGAMGAARDSYEAALAYSQERLQFGRPLAGYQLTQEKLVNMLVEIQKGTLLALHLGRLKDAGSIRPEQISLAKLNNVREAIAVAREARSILGGNGITTDYSPLRHAANLESVRTYEGTDEVHTLILGRHITGLDAFH; encoded by the coding sequence ATGACTGGTGAAAAAATGCCGGGTGAAGCCGTGACCGCGGGCCCGTCCGATGTCCTGGACCTCGACTCCCTGCTGTCCGCGGACGAACTGGAGCTCCGGCAAAAGGTCCGCGACTTCACCCGGCAGCGGATCAAACCGGACATCGCCCGCTGGTATGAGGACGCCGTCTTTCCCCTCGACCTCGCGACGGAACTGGGTGAGCTGGGCGTCCTGGGGATGCACCTGGACGGCTATGGCTGCCCGGGCCGGTCCGCCGTCGAATACGGCCTGGCGGCCATGGAGCTGGAGGCCGGCGATTCCGGCATCCGCACCTTCGTGTCCGTCCAGGGCTCGCTGGCCATGACGGCCATCCATACCTGGGGATCCGAGGAGCAGAAGCAGGAGTGGCTGCCCCGGATGGCGGCCGGGGAGGTCATCGGGTGCTTCGCCCTGACCGAGCCAACGGCGGGTTCAGATCCCGCCTCCATGGCCACTTTCGCGGAGCGGGACGGCAGCGGGGATGACGCCGGCTGGGTGCTCAACGGTGCCAAGCGCTGGATCGGGCTCGCCTCAGTGGCCGGGGTGATGGTCGTCTGGGCCATGACGGACGACGGCGTCCACGGCTTCCTTGTTCCGGCGGGCACCCCCGGCGTGACTGCCACGCCTATCCGGCAGAAGCTGTCCATGCGCGCCTCCATCCAGTGCGATGTGGTGTTCGACGACGTCCGGCTGGGTCCCGAGGCCCTGCTCCCGGGAGCGCGGGGGCTGCGTGGGCCGTTCACCTGCCTGAACGAGGCCCGGTACGGCATCGCCTGGGGTGCCATGGGCGCCGCCCGGGATTCCTACGAAGCCGCCCTGGCGTACTCGCAGGAGCGGCTGCAGTTCGGCAGGCCGCTGGCCGGCTACCAGCTCACGCAGGAGAAGCTGGTGAACATGCTGGTGGAAATCCAGAAGGGCACCCTGCTGGCGCTGCACCTGGGCCGGCTGAAGGACGCCGGAAGCATCCGGCCGGAGCAGATTTCGCTGGCCAAGCTGAACAACGTCCGCGAGGCGATTGCCGTGGCCCGGGAGGCGCGGTCCATCCTGGGCGGCAACGGCATCACCACGGACTATTCACCGCTGCGGCACGCCGCGAACCTGGAGTCGGTCCGCACCTATGAGGGCACGGACGAGGTGCACACCCTGATCCTTGGCCGGCACATCACCGGCCTGGACGCCTTTCACTGA
- a CDS encoding DEAD/DEAH box helicase translates to MPENQNETTAVVEDAPVAPAAEAPATAPAAEAPAAADAPAAEAEENTVKFADLGIDGRVLAALQDVGYEKPSPIQAATIPLLLEGRDVVGLAQTGTGKTAAFAVPALSRLAELHDLNGPSRKTQALVLAPTRELALQVAEAFTSYAKHIDDFTVLPVYGGSAYGPQLAGLRRGAQVVVGTPGRVIDHISKGSLDLSELQYLVLDEADEMLRMGFAEDVEQIFQQTPSDRQVALFSATMPSQIRRMSKQYLNDPAEISVKSKTTTGANTRQRYLQVMGPHKLDAMTRILEVEDFDGVIAFVRTKMATEDLADKLKSRGFQAAAINGDIPQQQRERTVDALKEGRIDILVATDVAARGLDVERISHVINYDIPHDTESYVHRIGRTGRAGRSGDAILFMTPREKYLLRSIEKATRQPVEQMHLPTAETVNTLRLGKFAERITETLASEDVAAFRDLIASYEEEHNVPAAEIAAALAVMAQGGQPLLVKELPAAPEFQKRERSKDGFGSRGPTRALTEGNATYRIAVGRRQRVMPGSIVGAIANEGGISSAQIGGIDIRSDHSLVELPADLSPDQLKALSRTRIGGELIHLELDNGRKPSGDRGAYQGSRGGDRGGNFKGNGGFKKEFRKNDGERSSADRGGRSYSERSFSDRGQSGDSRFGGHGDGSRKPRSGSEGGHRDFNRKGKW, encoded by the coding sequence ATGCCCGAAAACCAGAACGAAACCACCGCCGTTGTTGAGGATGCCCCCGTGGCTCCCGCCGCCGAGGCTCCTGCAACCGCTCCCGCCGCCGAGGCTCCTGCCGCTGCGGACGCCCCTGCCGCTGAGGCAGAAGAAAACACCGTGAAGTTCGCCGACCTTGGCATCGACGGCCGCGTCCTGGCCGCCCTGCAGGACGTTGGCTACGAAAAGCCTTCCCCCATCCAGGCAGCAACCATCCCGCTGCTGCTTGAAGGCCGCGACGTCGTGGGCCTCGCCCAGACCGGCACCGGTAAGACTGCAGCATTCGCAGTACCGGCACTGTCCCGCCTGGCCGAGCTCCACGACCTCAACGGCCCGTCCCGCAAGACCCAGGCCCTGGTCCTGGCACCCACCCGCGAGCTGGCCCTCCAGGTGGCCGAGGCCTTCACCTCCTACGCCAAGCACATCGACGACTTCACCGTCCTGCCCGTCTACGGCGGCTCCGCCTACGGGCCCCAGCTGGCCGGCCTGCGCCGCGGCGCCCAGGTGGTTGTTGGTACCCCCGGCCGCGTGATCGACCACATCTCCAAGGGTTCCCTGGACCTGTCCGAACTCCAGTACCTGGTGCTGGACGAGGCCGACGAGATGCTGCGCATGGGCTTCGCCGAGGACGTTGAGCAGATCTTCCAGCAGACGCCGTCGGACCGCCAGGTGGCACTGTTCTCCGCCACCATGCCGAGCCAGATCCGCCGCATGTCCAAGCAGTACCTGAACGATCCCGCCGAGATCTCCGTCAAGTCCAAGACCACCACCGGTGCCAACACCCGCCAGCGGTACCTGCAGGTCATGGGCCCGCACAAGCTCGACGCCATGACCCGCATCCTCGAGGTGGAAGACTTCGACGGCGTCATCGCCTTCGTGCGCACCAAGATGGCCACCGAGGACCTTGCTGACAAGCTGAAGTCCCGCGGTTTCCAGGCCGCCGCCATCAACGGTGACATCCCGCAGCAGCAGCGCGAGCGGACCGTCGACGCGCTGAAGGAAGGCCGCATCGACATCCTGGTGGCCACCGACGTCGCCGCCCGTGGCCTTGACGTGGAACGCATCAGCCACGTCATCAACTACGACATCCCGCACGACACCGAGTCCTACGTGCACCGCATCGGCCGTACCGGCCGTGCAGGCCGTTCCGGTGACGCCATCCTGTTCATGACGCCGCGGGAGAAGTACCTGCTGCGTTCCATCGAAAAGGCCACCCGCCAGCCGGTGGAGCAGATGCACCTGCCCACGGCCGAGACCGTCAACACGCTGCGCCTGGGCAAGTTCGCCGAGCGCATCACCGAGACCCTCGCCTCCGAGGACGTCGCGGCGTTCCGGGACCTCATCGCCTCCTACGAGGAGGAGCACAACGTTCCCGCAGCAGAAATCGCTGCCGCCCTTGCCGTGATGGCGCAGGGCGGGCAGCCGCTGCTGGTCAAGGAACTGCCTGCCGCTCCTGAATTCCAGAAGCGCGAGCGCTCCAAGGACGGCTTCGGCTCACGTGGGCCGACCCGTGCGCTGACCGAGGGCAATGCCACCTACCGGATCGCGGTGGGACGCCGCCAGCGCGTCATGCCCGGCTCCATCGTGGGCGCCATTGCCAACGAAGGCGGCATCTCCTCCGCGCAGATCGGCGGCATCGACATCCGCTCGGACCACTCCCTGGTGGAGCTGCCCGCGGACCTGAGCCCCGACCAGCTGAAGGCCCTGTCCCGCACGCGGATCGGCGGCGAGCTGATCCACCTCGAACTGGACAACGGCCGCAAGCCGTCCGGTGACCGCGGCGCCTACCAGGGCAGCCGCGGCGGCGACCGGGGAGGCAACTTCAAGGGCAACGGCGGGTTCAAGAAGGAATTCCGCAAGAACGACGGCGAGCGGTCCTCCGCTGACCGCGGCGGCCGTTCGTACAGCGAGCGCTCCTTCAGCGACCGCGGCCAGTCGGGCGACTCCCGCTTCGGCGGCCACGGCGACGGCTCCCGCAAGCCCCGCAGCGGCAGCGAGGGCGGGCACCGCGACTTCAACCGCAAGGGCAAGTGGTAA
- a CDS encoding MFS transporter gives MHPAWIVAAVAFLALVGAAGFRAAPGVLMVPLQQEFGWSTTVLSAAVSINLVLFGLTAPFAAALMERFGIRAVTSTALVLIGMGSALTVLVNQSWQILLTWGLLIGLGTGSMALVFAATIANTWFTKNRGLVIGILTAGSAAGQLVFLPFIALLAQDPGWRQASLLIAAGALAVVPLVLKFLKNSPADVGVLPYGAEGPAIEEQAGSQAAAPEGAPRSNAAVRALQVLKRASRVRTFWALAAGFAICGATTNGLIGTHFIPSAHDHGMPETTAAGLLAVVGIFDIIGTIASGWLTDRFNPRVLLAVYYQFRGIGLLVLPLLLNADVQPSMIVFVVIYGLDWVATVPPTAAICRETFGADGSVVFGWVFAAHQLGAAAAAIAAGALRDATGHYTYAWLGAAAMCTIAAVISATIRRHHSSREAEPAAA, from the coding sequence CTGCACCCGGCCTGGATCGTCGCCGCCGTGGCATTCCTTGCCTTGGTTGGGGCAGCCGGATTCCGGGCCGCCCCGGGCGTCCTCATGGTGCCGCTCCAGCAGGAGTTCGGCTGGTCCACCACCGTGCTCTCGGCGGCCGTCAGCATCAACCTGGTGCTGTTCGGCCTCACGGCTCCGTTTGCCGCCGCCCTGATGGAGCGGTTCGGCATCCGGGCCGTCACATCAACAGCCCTGGTCCTGATCGGCATGGGCAGCGCGCTGACCGTGCTGGTCAACCAGTCATGGCAGATCCTCCTCACCTGGGGGCTGCTGATCGGGCTCGGCACCGGCTCCATGGCACTGGTCTTCGCCGCCACCATCGCCAACACGTGGTTTACGAAAAACCGGGGCCTGGTCATCGGCATCCTGACGGCCGGCAGCGCCGCCGGCCAGCTGGTCTTCCTGCCCTTCATCGCCCTCCTCGCGCAGGATCCCGGGTGGCGCCAGGCCTCCCTGCTGATCGCTGCCGGGGCGCTTGCCGTGGTCCCGCTGGTGCTGAAGTTCCTCAAGAACTCGCCGGCCGACGTCGGGGTGCTGCCCTACGGCGCGGAAGGGCCAGCCATTGAAGAACAGGCTGGTTCCCAGGCAGCGGCTCCGGAAGGCGCCCCGCGCAGCAACGCTGCCGTCCGGGCGCTCCAGGTCCTCAAGCGCGCCAGCAGGGTGCGCACGTTCTGGGCGCTCGCGGCCGGTTTCGCCATCTGCGGCGCCACCACCAACGGCCTGATCGGCACCCACTTCATCCCCTCCGCCCATGACCACGGCATGCCCGAAACCACGGCCGCGGGCCTGCTGGCCGTCGTCGGAATCTTCGACATTATCGGGACCATCGCCTCGGGCTGGCTGACGGACCGCTTCAACCCCCGCGTCCTGCTCGCCGTCTACTACCAGTTCCGCGGCATCGGGCTGCTGGTGCTGCCGCTGCTGCTGAATGCAGACGTGCAGCCCAGCATGATCGTGTTCGTGGTGATCTACGGATTGGACTGGGTGGCCACCGTTCCGCCCACGGCCGCCATCTGCCGTGAAACGTTCGGTGCTGACGGCAGTGTGGTGTTCGGATGGGTCTTCGCCGCCCACCAGCTGGGCGCCGCCGCGGCGGCCATCGCGGCCGGGGCCCTGCGGGATGCCACCGGCCACTACACCTACGCCTGGTTGGGAGCCGCAGCCATGTGCACCATCGCTGCGGTCATCAGTGCCACCATCCGCCGGCACCACAGTTCGCGGGAAGCGGAGCCGGCAGCGGCTTGA
- a CDS encoding SDR family oxidoreductase, with protein sequence MEPVAPAPVRPVALVTGVGRLAGIGAGIARQLAADGWDLALSYWADYDARMPWGSEPEDVVRLTAELEAIGAKVQVLSADLQDPGVPDRLVAEAGQLAGPLQGLVLSHAESVDSGVLDTSIESFDRHFAVNTRASWQLIAAFARQAPDDGGAIVALTSDHTAFNLPYGASKGALDRIVIAAARELGPQGISANVLNPGPVDTGWMSPEVRRELTARQPTGRLGTPADVAGTVAFLLSPAGRWVSGQLIKADGGFSA encoded by the coding sequence ATGGAACCCGTCGCACCCGCCCCTGTCCGTCCCGTTGCCCTGGTCACCGGTGTGGGACGGCTTGCCGGAATCGGTGCCGGCATTGCCCGGCAGCTCGCTGCGGACGGCTGGGACCTGGCCCTGTCCTACTGGGCCGACTACGACGCCCGCATGCCGTGGGGGAGCGAACCCGAGGACGTGGTCCGCCTCACGGCCGAGCTGGAAGCGATTGGAGCCAAGGTCCAGGTCCTGTCGGCAGACCTCCAGGATCCCGGCGTCCCGGACAGGCTGGTGGCCGAGGCCGGGCAGCTGGCGGGCCCGCTTCAGGGCCTGGTGCTCAGCCACGCTGAATCGGTGGATTCGGGCGTGCTGGACACCAGTATCGAATCCTTTGACCGCCACTTCGCCGTCAACACACGCGCCAGCTGGCAGCTGATCGCCGCCTTTGCGCGGCAGGCACCGGACGACGGCGGCGCGATCGTTGCGCTGACCAGTGACCATACGGCGTTCAACCTTCCGTACGGTGCCTCGAAGGGTGCCCTGGACCGGATCGTCATCGCCGCCGCCCGCGAGCTGGGTCCGCAGGGGATCTCGGCCAACGTGCTCAACCCGGGGCCGGTGGACACCGGCTGGATGTCCCCGGAGGTCCGCCGGGAGCTCACCGCGCGCCAGCCCACCGGGAGGCTCGGCACCCCGGCCGATGTCGCCGGCACCGTCGCGTTCCTCCTGTCCCCGGCCGGCCGCTGGGTATCCGGGCAGCTGATCAAGGCCGACGGCGGCTTCTCGGCCTGA
- the yidC gene encoding membrane protein insertase YidC has protein sequence MDFFTAVMQPFRWLVSAVMVAFHDGLAAVGMPAAGGWTWTLSIIGLVLVIRAALIPVFLAQVRAQRRMRLLQPDLKELQDRYKGRTDPASRQAMAQEQMALYKKHGTNPFSACLPLLIQAPFFLALFQVLSGISNASRQGEGMGVMGHDQVVQFDSSSIFGAPLSSSLQHGAGDPAAVAVLAVVMILVMIASQFLTQKLVASRTMDGQDSDSLLMRQQQVLLYVLPVVFGVGGIFFPIGVLVYWTVSNLWTLGQQFMVSRQQ, from the coding sequence GTGGACTTTTTCACGGCGGTGATGCAGCCGTTCCGGTGGCTGGTGTCCGCCGTCATGGTGGCTTTCCACGACGGGCTGGCCGCCGTGGGCATGCCGGCGGCGGGCGGCTGGACCTGGACGCTGTCCATCATCGGGCTGGTCCTGGTCATCCGCGCAGCACTAATCCCGGTGTTCCTGGCCCAGGTGAGGGCCCAGCGCAGGATGCGGCTCCTGCAGCCGGACCTGAAGGAGCTCCAGGACAGGTACAAGGGCAGGACAGACCCTGCGTCCCGGCAGGCCATGGCCCAGGAACAGATGGCCCTCTACAAAAAGCACGGCACCAACCCGTTCTCTGCGTGCCTGCCGCTGTTGATCCAGGCACCGTTCTTCCTGGCGCTTTTCCAGGTGCTGTCCGGAATTTCCAACGCCTCGCGGCAGGGCGAAGGCATGGGCGTGATGGGACACGACCAGGTGGTCCAGTTCGATTCCTCCAGCATCTTCGGGGCACCACTGTCCTCCTCCCTGCAGCACGGCGCAGGCGACCCGGCCGCCGTGGCTGTGCTCGCCGTCGTCATGATCCTGGTGATGATCGCCAGCCAATTCCTGACGCAGAAACTTGTGGCCTCACGGACCATGGACGGCCAAGACAGCGACAGTCTCCTGATGCGCCAGCAGCAAGTCCTGCTGTACGTCCTGCCCGTGGTCTTCGGCGTGGGCGGGATCTTCTTCCCCATCGGAGTCCTGGTCTACTGGACGGTTTCCAACCTCTGGACGCTGGGCCAGCAGTTCATGGTGTCGCGGCAGCAGTAA
- a CDS encoding MOSC domain-containing protein, which produces MESGSVLAVCRVHQLIADQGNVGVTAIDKRPADGPVKVHKLGLRGDIQANRVHHGGEDQAVYAYSQADADFWARTLGRELPPGMFGENLRVAGIEATHAVIGERWKVGADVELEVTSPRVPCATFQRRMKEPQWVKRFTEEGRVGTYLRVIRTGSIRAGDPIQRTFVPRHGITIGQWFSEPDAEVIEALRNAEADGEIRLQDEYHTKFGLLLRRLGQ; this is translated from the coding sequence ATGGAATCTGGTTCTGTCCTTGCTGTCTGCCGCGTCCACCAGCTCATCGCGGACCAGGGAAACGTTGGCGTGACGGCCATCGACAAGCGCCCGGCGGACGGCCCGGTGAAGGTCCACAAGCTGGGCCTGCGCGGAGACATCCAGGCCAACCGGGTGCACCACGGCGGAGAGGACCAGGCCGTCTACGCCTATTCCCAGGCCGACGCCGACTTCTGGGCGCGCACCCTGGGACGCGAACTGCCGCCGGGCATGTTTGGTGAGAACCTGCGGGTGGCCGGCATCGAAGCCACCCACGCCGTCATCGGGGAGCGCTGGAAGGTGGGGGCCGACGTCGAACTCGAGGTCACCTCCCCGCGCGTCCCCTGCGCCACGTTCCAGCGCCGGATGAAGGAACCGCAGTGGGTGAAGCGGTTCACCGAGGAGGGGCGGGTGGGGACCTACCTGCGCGTCATTCGCACCGGCAGCATCCGCGCCGGCGACCCCATCCAGCGGACCTTCGTGCCGCGCCACGGCATCACGATCGGCCAGTGGTTCAGTGAGCCGGACGCGGAGGTCATCGAGGCGCTCCGCAATGCAGAGGCCGACGGCGAGATCCGGCTCCAGGACGAATACCACACAAAGTTTGGGCTGCTGCTGCGGCGGCTGGGGCAGTAG
- a CDS encoding glutathionylspermidine synthase family protein has product MKRMLSEPRPGWKQKIEEQGLVFSTTTMDDGRRIEYWNESAYYEFTMDEVETLEVAAEEMHRMCLEAAKFLATGAMGSIGIGPQALELAAASLQAGDVDVYGRFDFIYDGRGGPAKMLEYNADTPTGLIEAAVAQWFWLQDVFPEKDQWNGIHEALIRQWKKFQYRTGMSTLHVAHSEVEESGEDWMTAAYMRDVAGQAGWTTIGINMSDIGWDPNLNRFVDLDNFLINTIFKLYPWELMMKEEFGPRLLERAHNPRWVEPAWKMLLSNKALLAALWHLYPGHPNLLPAYLTDPGPLKEWVGKPLHGREGDNIRIHADGISLEQPGGYGREGWCYQQYHPLPDFDGNHPVLGLWVVDGESVGCGIRESDGPVTDYFCRFVPNTIDAPAPLSAVADSTKAGIVL; this is encoded by the coding sequence ATGAAGAGGATGTTGTCCGAACCCCGGCCGGGCTGGAAGCAGAAGATCGAAGAGCAGGGCCTGGTGTTCTCCACCACCACCATGGACGACGGGCGCCGGATCGAGTACTGGAACGAATCCGCGTACTACGAGTTCACCATGGACGAGGTGGAGACCCTTGAAGTGGCGGCCGAGGAAATGCACCGGATGTGCCTGGAAGCCGCGAAGTTCCTGGCCACCGGGGCCATGGGCAGCATCGGCATCGGCCCCCAGGCACTGGAACTGGCGGCCGCATCGCTGCAGGCCGGCGACGTGGATGTTTACGGCCGGTTCGACTTCATCTACGACGGCCGGGGCGGGCCGGCCAAGATGCTCGAATACAACGCCGACACCCCCACCGGACTCATCGAGGCCGCCGTCGCCCAATGGTTCTGGCTCCAGGACGTGTTTCCGGAGAAGGACCAGTGGAACGGCATCCACGAGGCCCTCATCCGGCAGTGGAAGAAATTCCAGTACCGCACCGGCATGAGCACCCTCCACGTGGCCCACTCCGAGGTGGAGGAATCCGGCGAGGACTGGATGACCGCCGCGTACATGCGCGACGTCGCCGGCCAGGCGGGGTGGACCACCATCGGGATCAACATGTCCGATATCGGCTGGGACCCCAACCTGAACCGCTTCGTGGACCTGGACAACTTCCTGATCAACACCATCTTCAAGCTCTATCCCTGGGAGCTGATGATGAAGGAGGAGTTCGGGCCCCGCCTGCTGGAGCGGGCGCACAACCCGCGCTGGGTGGAACCCGCCTGGAAGATGCTCCTCTCCAACAAGGCCCTGCTGGCCGCCCTGTGGCATCTGTACCCCGGCCATCCCAACCTGCTGCCCGCGTACCTCACGGATCCGGGGCCGCTGAAGGAGTGGGTGGGCAAGCCCCTCCACGGCCGTGAAGGCGACAACATCCGGATCCACGCGGACGGGATCAGCCTGGAGCAGCCCGGCGGCTACGGGCGGGAGGGCTGGTGCTACCAGCAGTACCACCCATTGCCGGACTTCGACGGCAACCATCCGGTGCTGGGCCTCTGGGTGGTGGACGGCGAGTCCGTGGGCTGCGGCATCCGGGAATCGGACGGGCCGGTCACGGACTACTTCTGCCGCTTCGTCCCCAACACCATTGACGCGCCGGCGCCGCTTTCGGCGGTGGCGGACTCCACCAAGGCAGGAATCGTTCTATGA
- a CDS encoding helix-turn-helix domain-containing protein gives MPLRSDWSQRSCSMARGLDILGDPWSILVLREVFFGNGRFDAMKSRLEVADSVLTKRLAGLVESGLLARKAYDDGGRTRQEYVLTPKGEDALPVLNAVTIWAEKHLPAPSDQAHLYVIHTGCGKPTTSADTCTECGARLTAANTSWHSRSRSDQPIRLSTASGKGAAS, from the coding sequence ATGCCTCTTCGATCCGACTGGTCCCAACGCAGCTGCAGCATGGCCCGCGGCCTGGACATCCTGGGCGACCCCTGGAGCATCCTGGTGCTGCGCGAGGTCTTCTTTGGGAATGGCCGCTTCGACGCCATGAAAAGCCGGCTGGAAGTGGCGGACTCGGTGCTCACCAAACGCCTGGCAGGCCTGGTTGAGTCCGGGCTGCTGGCCAGGAAGGCCTACGACGACGGCGGCCGCACACGCCAGGAGTACGTCCTCACCCCCAAGGGTGAGGACGCCCTGCCGGTGCTGAACGCGGTCACCATCTGGGCGGAAAAACACCTGCCCGCGCCGTCGGACCAGGCCCACCTTTACGTGATCCACACCGGCTGCGGGAAACCCACAACCTCGGCGGACACCTGCACCGAATGCGGCGCGCGGCTGACGGCGGCCAACACCAGCTGGCACAGCCGGTCCAGGTCCGATCAACCCATCCGGCTGTCCACCGCATCCGGGAAGGGAGCGGCATCGTGA